From Salvia splendens isolate huo1 chromosome 3, SspV2, whole genome shotgun sequence, a single genomic window includes:
- the LOC121796293 gene encoding DNA-directed RNA polymerase IV subunit 1-like, protein MDNGLPEVQQVTSGRLKGVRLSILSDEDAGKLSAVVVGTVNEVSDAALGLPTSNATECTTCGAKYSRDCEGHFGLIKFPYTILNPYFMSEVAQILNKICPGCKSLRHSKIKNAHSASSHQPRKCRYCTGQSKAGYPKMKFKVSTKDVFAKSAIIAEVSEALVSKSSYGCLASDYWDILPKDSAQDHSSQPPNKRILLPAQVYEILKDVSPEVLGKSFKRKNLIFLNSLLVTPNSARVREFGQRITVDETTRAYRKLFDFRGTPNELSARVLERYKLSKIRSEKLSHLQKAYEKQAGNESASSSSGLKNIKELLLGKRTDHSFRMVVVGDPRVKVHEIGVPFQVAENLLMNDHVNEWNWEKLMPCCDYMLHRRGNFTALRDGQRRTIWFKDMLRAGDSIRRPLIDGDIVLINRPPSIHQHSLIALSVKILPINSVLSINPLICSPLKGDFDGDCLHGYIPQSLNTRIELNELVSLESQLANGQNGRNLLALGQDSLTAAYLSLQDGVIMNKAKMQQLQMFSSCMPVLPAVINSKTGAHFWTGKQMFSLLLPRDFEFTSACNDVCIRQGELVSSSHGSSWLNDNSGNLFECLLRHCKDRALEFLGSGQEVLCEWLSMRGLTVSLSDLYMSHDSKSHMNLLDEISCGLLEAERLSKASLLMVGCNQDFLVDCSEESDYMENFLKKRTLIAQQTIPELFHASVSAAKAVFRDMQSLAYKYSGSGNSFIAMLKAGSKGNLQKLFQHSMCVGLQHSLAPLSFSVPRHLSCASWNYQKGLPDLQTSQGYIPCTMIGNSFSTGLNPQECFVLSLTTRDGSFGGNADIPGTLNRRLMFFMRDLVTGYDETVRSCYGNQVIQFHYCSEEMNLTNVDGRMGGHPVGSTAACAITEVLYSALDQPISVLEPSPMLNLKKVLECGVKKSTGSKSASLFLSRRLRRWANGSEYGALEVKNHLECLPFSNIVSEIRICYSKKTNSGTSVSPWACHFHVKKEVANKRRLTMRSIINSLRMNNKLNGAKSKFDLPKLHITSEVCSEADTHTDSTICISAALTESIHNIPDVDILRDMIIPALLQTVVKGFVEFKKVDILWKEGSDCSKFQRCPSGELFLRVVTSEYCERTKFWSTLIDKCLVIRNIIDWERSHPDVLLDYCEAYGIDVAWQYFVTTLHAAIRDTGKSILPEHLFVTANCLSATGEFAPLNSRGLAHQRKETSTYAPFSQACFLNPSDCFIKAAKVEQIDGLKGSLEALAWGQTPSIGTGCQFDLLYKGKGHEPAERTDVYSLLSTHVASDKTNAKVKPHDRKSIASYHFNSKEQKISLHKMLAQHFTVVGIQKVSRKLKRILKEYPANRRLNEEDRSTAMMALKFHPKLQDKCGTGILDIKVGRHPEHKENCFFLVRTDGSEEDFSYHKCINHALEMISPDKAKTHQTKNNKVASTPAVIVE, encoded by the exons ATGGATAATGGGTTGCCTGAAGTTCAGCAAGTTACATCAGGTCGACTGAAGGGAGTTCGTTTGAGTATTTTATCTGATGAAGATGCT GGAAAACTATCAGCAGTGGTCGTCGGAACAGTCAATGAAGTGTCGGATGCTGCATTAGGGCTCCCTACATCAAATGCTACTGAATGCACTACCTGTGGTGCCAAATATTCAAGGGACTGTGAAG GGCATTTTGgtttgatcaaatttccatatacGATCCTAAATCCTTATTTCATGTCTGAAGTTGCGCAGATCCTTAATAAAATCTGTCCAGGGTGTAAATCTCTTCGGCATAGTAAGATTAAG AATGCGCATTCTGCTTCAAGTCACCAGCCAAGAAAATGCAGATATTGTACT GGGCAATCCAAAGCTGGCTATCCAAAAATGAAATTCAAAGTATCTACAAAAGACGTGTTTGCAAAAAGTGCAATTATTGCTGAAGTTAGTGAAGCATTGGTGAGTAAGAGCTCATATGGGTGCCTGGCTTCTGATTATTGGGATATACTCCCTAAAGATTCAGCTCAAGACCACAGTAGTCAGCCGCCAAACAAAAGAATTCTATTGCCAGCTCAA GTTTATGAAATTTTAAAGGATGTATCTCCAGAGGTTTTGGGAAAATCTTTCAAAAGGAAAAATTTGATCTTTCTGAACTCCTTGCTGGTGACTCCAAATAGTGCTCGAGTGAGAGAATTTGGTCAGCGCATAACTGTT GATGAGACTACGAGGGCGTACAGAAAGCTTTTTGATTTTAGAGGCACACCCAATGAACTAAGTGCTCGTGTTCTCGAACGTTACAAACTTTCCAAG ATACGCTCAGAAAAGCTGTCACACTTGCAGAAAGCATATGAAAAACAAGCAGGAAATGAGTCAGCTTCGAGTTCATCAGGTCTAAAAAACATAAAAGAGTTGCTACTTGGAAAGCGAACAGATCATTCTTTCCGCATGGTTGTTGTCGGTGACCCTAGAGTTAAGGTTCACGAAATTGGCGTGCCTTTTCAAGTCGCAGAGAATTTGCTTATGAACGACCATGTCAACGAATGGAACTGGGAGAAGTTGATGCCCTGCTGTGATTATATGCTTCACCGAAGGGGGAACTTTACAGCACTTCGGGATGGTCAGAGGAGAACTATATGGTTTAAGGACATGTTGCGTGCAGGAGATTCCATTCGTAGGCCTCTTATTGATGGAGATATTGTGTTGATTAATAGGCCCCCATCTATTCATCAACACTCCCTTATTGCTCTATCCGTAAAAATTCTCCCAATCAATTCTGTTCTGTCCATTAATCCTCTAATATGTTCTCCTCTCAAAGGGGACTTTGACGGAGATTGTCTTCACGGTTACATTCCCCAGTCATTGAACACCAGAATAGAGCTCAATGAGCTTGTTTCATTAGAAAGTCAGTTAGCCAATGGACAGAATGGTCGAAACCTTTTGGCACTAGGTCAAGATAGTTTAACTGCCGCATATCTATCTCTTCAAGATGGAGTTATTATGAATAAAGCTAAGATGCAGCAGCTGCAAATGTTCAGTTCTTGTATGCCAGTATTGCCAGCTGTTATCAATTCTAAAACTGGTGCTCATTTTTGGACTGGGAAACAAATGTTTAGCCTTCTTTTGCCTAGGGATTTCGAATTCACTTCTGCATGTAATGATGTATGTATAAGGCAAGGGGAGCTTGTGTCGTCTTCCCATGGATCATCTTGGTTAAATGACAACAGTGGGAATCTATTTGAATGCCTTCTAAGACATTGCAAAGATAGAGCACTTGAATTCCTAGGCAGTGGGCAGGAGGTTCTTTGCGAGTGGTTGTCAATGAGGGGACTCACTGTTTCATTATCAGACCTTTACATGTCCCATGACTCTAAGTCTCACATGAATCTTCTAGACGAAATATCATGTGGCTTGCTGGAAGCAGAAAGGCTATCCAAGGCTAGTTTGCTAATGGTGGGTTGCAAccaagattttcttgtagaTTGCTCTGAAGAGAGTGATTACATGGAAAATTTTCTCAAGAAGAGGACTTTGATTGCTCAACAGACTATACCAGAACTTTTTCACGCCTCAGTTTCTGCAGCCAAGGCAGTATTTCGGGATATGCAAAGTCTAGCTTACAAGTACTCGGGCAGTGGTAATTCATTTATAGCTATGTTAAAGGCTGGGAGCAAAGGCAATTTGCAAAAATTATTTCAACATAGCATGTGTGTGGGGTTGCAGCACTCGTTGGCTCCATTATCTTTTTCAGTTCCCCGTCACCTGTCTTGTGCTTCATGGAACTACCAGAAGGGTCTTCCAGATTTACAAACATCGCAGGGTTACATCCCGTGTACAATGATTGGCAACTCCTTCTCAACAGGTTTAAATCCTCAGGAATGTTTTGTTCTTTCTTTGACAACCCGTGACGGATCTTTCGGTGGCAATGCTGATATCCCAGGAACTTTAAACCGACGCTTGATGTTTTTCATGCGGGATTTAGTAACAGGGTATGATGAAACTGTTAGGAGTTGCTATGGAAATCAGGTTATCCAGTTTCACTATTGCTCCGAGGAGATGAATCTTACCAATGTCGATGGCCGTATGGGTGGTCATCCTGTTGGGTCAACTGCGGCTTGCGCCATTACAGAAGTTTTATACAGTGCGCTGGATCAGCCGATCAGTGTGTTAGAACCGTCACCTATGCTAAATTTAAAG AAAGTGCTTGAATGCGGAGTGAAAAAGAGTACTGGCTCTAAAAGTGCTTCACTGTTTTTATCCCGGAGACTTAGAAGATGGGCAAATGGTTCTGAATACGGAGCTTTAGAAGTGAAGAATCATTTGGAGTGTTTGCCTTTCTCGAACATAGTCTCAGAAATAAGGATATG CTATTCAAAGAAGACAAATAGCGGCACCAGTGTTAGTCCTTGGGCTTGCCATTTTCACGTAAAAAAG GAAGTCGCCAACAAGAGGCGGCTGACAATGCGCTCAATTATCAATTCTCTTCgtatgaataataaattaaatggagCCAAATCCAAGTTTGATCTTCCGAAGTTGCATATAACTAGCGA GGTTTGTTCTGAAGCTGACACTCACACTGACTCTACAATTTGCATATCAGCTGCATTAACTGAGAGCATTCACAATATCCCTGATGTGGACATTCTTCGTGATATGATTATACCTGCCCTTCTTCAAACTGTTGTAAAAG GATTTGTGGAATTCAAGAAGGTTGATATCTTATGGAAAGAGGGATCCGATTGTTCAAAATTCCAAAGATGCCCTTCAGGTGAACTCTTCTTGCGAGTTGTCACATCAGAATACTGTGAGAGGACCAAGTTCTGGAGTACACTCATTGATAAGTGCCTTGTTATAAGAAATATAATTGACTGGGAGCGCAGCCATCCAGATGTTCTTCTCGATTATTGTGAAGCATATGGAATTGATGTTGCATGGCAATATTTTGTAACC ACTTTGCATGCTGCTATACGTGACACTGGCAAGTCCATCCTTCCGGAACATTTATTTGTTACAGCCAATTGCCTTTCAGCTACGGGAGAGTTCGCACCATTAAATTCAAGAGGACTGGCACATCAAAGAAAGGAAACTAGTACTTATGCACCCTTCAGTCAAGCCTGCTTTTTG AATCCTAGCGATTGTTTTATAAAAGCAGCCAAGGTGGAACAAATCGATGGTCTTAAAGGAAGCCTCGAGGCTTTGGCATGGGGACAAACCCCTTCTATTGGAACTGGTTGCCAGTTCGATCTTTTATACAAGGGGAAG GGACATGAACCTGCTGAGCGCACAGATGTTTACAGTCTGCTGAGCACCCATGTTGCGTCTGATAAAACTAATGCTAAGGTGAAACCACATGACAGAAAATCTATTGCTTCCTATCATTTCAACTCAAAGGAGCAAAAGATCTCGCTTCATAAGATGCTCGCACAGCATTTCACTGTGGTTGGGATTCAGAAAGTTTCACGGAAACTAAAGCGTATCCTGAAAGA GTATCCTGCAAACCGTCGCCTGAATGAAGAAGATAGGTCTACAGCAATGATGGCTCTAAAGTTCCATCCAAAATTGCAAGATAAGTGCGGAACTGGCATTTTAGACATAAAG GTTGGCCGTCATCCAGAGCACAAAGAGAACTGCTTTTTCTTGGTACGCACAGATGGCAGCGAGGAAGACTTCTCGTACCACAAATGCATCAATCATGCTCTGGAAATGATATCTCCCGACAAGGCCAAGACACATCAAACCAAGAACAACAAGGTCGCCTCGACTCCTGCAGTCATCGTGGAATAG